From the Actinopolymorpha singaporensis genome, the window GCGGCTCGGTGGTGTGCAGGGAGCGGGCGAGCTCGGGGAACGCGGGGAGGTACAGGTCGATCGACATCGGGCCGATCGCGGTGATCGAGCCGAGGAGCAGGACCAGCAGAGGCATCCGGGGCACGCCGGCATTGCCGGCGGAGGTACGCACAGTGGACTCCGAAGCAGTTCGTGGGTGGTACGGGCGAGCGGGTGTACGCGGGCCGAGCGTCCGGTCACGGCACGCCGTCCGAACGATGAGCGCGGGGCGTGGTCGAAGACGAGACGATCAGCGAAGGAGAGGGAAGACGAGGCGGATCGGCCGGGCGACGCTGCCCACATCGTGCCTCAGCTACATCGATACCCTGGAGCATTCCACGTCGTCGAAGTGACTCACATCACTACCGCGTGGCTCAGGCGTGGCGGGCCGGAACTTTTCACATGGCGTTCACCGGGGTTAACTCCGGGCGCTGACTTCCCGGCGATCCGGAAGGTTGCAGGCCGCCGCCCGCCGTCGGCGACTTTCGTCTGCACGGGTCTGGGTGAGCCGGCGTGTGTCAGCCCTCTCGGGCCACCCGCGCCACCGCGTCCTCGATCGGCTCCTCACCGCCGACGAGTTCGAGCACCATGCCGGCGGTCGCCGGGGTGTCCAGCAGGGCGGCGAGAACGGCAGCCACGTCGTCGCGACTGACCGACCCGCGGTCGACCCGCGGCGCGAGCCGGACCCGGCCGGTACCCGGGTCGTCGGTGAGGCGCCCGGGACGCAGAATCGTCCAGTCCAGATCACGTTGGCGCAGATCCTCTTCGGCGGCGAGCTTGGCCCGGAGATAGGCGACGAACACCTCGTCCACGCCTTCGGGAGTGGCCCCGCCACGGACAGACTCCACACCCATCGACGACACCTGGAGGAACCGCCGCGTCCTGGCCTGCTCGGCCGCGGCGGCCAGCAGGACTGCCGCGCCCCGGTCGACGGTGTCCTTGCGGGCTACCCCGCTGCCTGGCCCTGCGCCCGCGCTGAACACCGCGGCGTCGGAGTCGGCCAGGAGGTCGGACACCTCGTCGACGTCGGCATGCTCGAGGTCGAGCACGGCCGGCTGAACGCCGACGGCCTCCAGGTCGGCGGCGTGAGCGGGGTTGCGGATGATCCCCACCACCTCGTCCCGGCGCCGCGCCAGCAGGGTCCCGAGGCGGATCCCGACCTTGCCGTGGGCACCAGCCAGTACGACGCGCATCGTCGCCGCCTCCTCCTCGTGTCGCCGTACCTGCGGGGTCGCGGTACCTGTCGCCTGTCGTCGCCGAGTTCGCATGCCCGAACTCGTACGTCTGAGCTCGTCACTTCTCCTGCGCGCGTAAGACGTCGGAGAGGTAGTCGAAGACCACATCGGGGTCGGCGTAGACGGTGGTGCTGGCCTGGTGGGTTCCCATGGACGGCCTCCTCGGTCGGTACGACGTGCCCGCCGTCCCACCTGACCACGGCCGAGAAGTACCCGCAACCAGCTGTCCCCGAAACCGGAGTTTCGGGGACAGCGGGTTGCCACCGGTGGCTCGTGCGCGGGTTCAGCTGCAGCCGCTGGTGCTGCCGCACCCCTCGCAGACGAAGCAGCTTCCGGCCGGGCGCATCTTCGTGCCGCAGGTGAAGCACAACGGCGCGTCGGCGGTCGTGCCCTGGATCGCCTCCAGCAGCTCGGTCGAGGTGTGCGCCTCGACCGGTGCCGGCTTGGCGGCCGGCGCAGCCGCGGCGGCCTCCTCGACCTCCCCCGCCTGGCGGAGCGAGGACGCGTCACCGGTGTCGGTCGGCACCTCGGCCGACTCGTACGAACCGGTCTCGAGCTGACGCTGGCGCTCGTCGGCGGAGTAGATCCCGAGCGCCGACCGCT encodes:
- a CDS encoding SDR family oxidoreductase; this translates as MRVVLAGAHGKVGIRLGTLLARRRDEVVGIIRNPAHAADLEAVGVQPAVLDLEHADVDEVSDLLADSDAAVFSAGAGPGSGVARKDTVDRGAAVLLAAAAEQARTRRFLQVSSMGVESVRGGATPEGVDEVFVAYLRAKLAAEEDLRQRDLDWTILRPGRLTDDPGTGRVRLAPRVDRGSVSRDDVAAVLAALLDTPATAGMVLELVGGEEPIEDAVARVAREG